From the genome of Medicago truncatula cultivar Jemalong A17 chromosome 2, MtrunA17r5.0-ANR, whole genome shotgun sequence:
ctATTGAACATAATTTGGTTGGCAAGGATGTTGCAGCATGAAGAGGTCGTAGTTTGAACTGTAATTCTTTATTTATCTTAgagtaaataaattatttacaggacttttaaagataaattttagctactaaagtatttaaaaataattaataaaatggactagacaaataaaataaaaatttaaaaaataaaaacttatacGATAAACCCTCGAAACTGTCTCGCATATGCTCCCACACACAGCATAAAACAAACACTCGTTACCTCACCCTTCAATCCAGAAAATTGAAAACCCAATTTCCCAAATTCAACTACTTTTTCTTGGTCATGTTCATCACAATTGGGTCCAGATTGTAATGGaagtttcaaaaaataaaggttTCAACTTTTTGTCACCCTTAATTTGTtccaaagtttgaattttttttatgtgggtTTTTCAGCTTTTACATGTTTCACACTTTGTggtttgtttgaagctttttaTTAAGATTATTGTCTTGTCCCATTTacagaaaaaaaagttaattaggttgttgtttgttgtttgttgaaaaAAGATGCAATCTTTGGTTTCAGCAAAGTTTCTTGTACTTGTTGGAGAATCATTTCCTATGAGAAGGGCTTTGTTGAATTCTAGATTTGCTTGGTTTCATAGTAGTGTGAAATGTTTGAACAAACATGATTCTTTGACCCTTTCAAGCGTTGGTTTTGAAAGTGAAATTGAGCCAAAGATTACAAGTGAAGAAAACAAGGTTAAGCCGTTAGGTTTATCTTCTTCTGAGGGTTTCAAGGTGAAAAGAAAACCCTTTGGAATTAGTGAGAAGAAAAGTGTTAGGattaaagagagaaaagaaatagaGAATGCCCCTTTTGCTGCTAAGTCGTTTTCGGAACTCGGTATTCCGGAAGTGTTGATTGAGAGGTTAGGAAAAGAGGGTTTTAATGTTCCGACTGATGTTCAGTCTGCTGCGGTGCCTACCATTTTGAAGAACCGTGATGTGATAATTCAGTCGTATACGGGTTCGGGGAAGACACTGGCTTATCTGCTTCCTATATTGTCTGTTATTGGGCCGCTGAAAGGTGAAAATAATGAAGGGGGAGGTGATGGTGGTGAGTCTGGGAAGAAATTGGGAGTAGAAGCGGTGATTGTTGCTCCTTCGAGGGAGCTTGGAATGCAGATAGTTAGGGAGTTTGAGAAGATATTGGGAATGGAAAACAGGAAAGTGGTTCAGCAGCTTGTGGGAGGTGCGAACCGAACCAGGCAGGAAGAAGCCCTTAAGAAAAACAAACCTGCTATTGTTGTTGGTACGCCTGGTAGGATAGCCGAGCTTAGTGCAAGTGGGAAACTTCGTGCTCATGGCTGTCAATACTTGGTATTAGATGAAGTTGACGAGCTCCTTTCGTTCAATTTTCGGGAAGACATGCACAGGTTATTGGAGCATGTTGGGAGGAGATCGGGTGCAGACCATAACTCAAAAGCTAAAAAAACCGAGCGTCAGTTAATTATGGTTTCTGCAACTGTGCCTTTTTCGGTTGTAAGGGCAGCTAAAAGCTGGGGTTCTGACCCACTTCTTGTTCAAGCTAAGAAAATTGTACCGCTGGAAACTTTGTCACCTGAGCCTGTCAAATTGTCACCGAGCTCGAGTTCTACCCCATCTGTGCCCTCTAAGGCTGTGGTAGAGAGTCTACCTCCAGCATTGAAACACTATTACTGTGTAGTGAGGTTGCAGCACAAAGTTGATACATTGAGAAGGTGTATTCATGCACTGGATGCCAAATTCGTGATAGTTTTCATGAACCATACTAAGCAGTTAAAGGATGTTGTCTTCAAGCTGGAAGCCCGTGGAGTGAAAGCCGCAGAGTTACACGGGGATCTTGGGAAGCTTGGTAGGTCGACAACTCTGAAGAAGTTTAAGAATGGTGAGGTTAGAGTTCTTGTGACTAACGAATTATCAGCAAGAGGTTTGGATGTGGCAGAATGTGATCTTGTGGTAAACCTGGACTTACCGACAGATTCTATTCACTATGCACACCGAGCTGGTCGAACTGGTCGGCTTGGTAGGAATGGTACTGTGCTGACCATATGTGAAGAGTCAGAGGTTTTTGTTGTGAGAAAATTGAAGAAGCAACTTGAAATACCGATTGCTTGCTGTAATTTCGTTGAGGGAAAGCTTACTATCACTGAAGAAGAGAATGCACTGAGAAGCACTTCTTGAAGATGAGGTGTTGTAATTTTGCAGCTTGTTTAGTTGTAATTTTCTGTTTTTCATTCTTCATTGAGCCTTTCGTTTTTCTCTTTGATATTATAATTTCCATTTTCAGATACGTGCATTGTAGTTtacattttaaattgattataatTAGTATATATACTGATAAATGGAGATGTTATCTGGTTCACAACAACTACagtttatttattcaatttgtttttaCTCATTCACTATATTGAGTTTATGTCCATTAGACTGTTTTGTTTCCTTTTGTCTTTGATTGTTTCTCAGTTTTTAACTGTGAAGCCCAAATACTTCAGAAGTGGAAAAGGGTTGGTGTCATGTCTGATACGTATCCTATCCTATCCTATATCAATACATGTATGATActagaggtagaggaagacctacaaaaactataaaagaaactattaagaaagatttagagattaatgagttggaccaaaatatgatttatgatagaatataatggtgtaatttgatccatgtagccgacactgcttagtgggataagacttggttaTTGTTT
Proteins encoded in this window:
- the LOC25486880 gene encoding DEAD-box ATP-dependent RNA helicase 47B; translated protein: MEVSKNKAKFLVLVGESFPMRRALLNSRFAWFHSSVKCLNKHDSLTLSSVGFESEIEPKITSEENKVKPLGLSSSEGFKVKRKPFGISEKKSVRIKERKEIENAPFAAKSFSELGIPEVLIERLGKEGFNVPTDVQSAAVPTILKNRDVIIQSYTGSGKTLAYLLPILSVIGPLKGENNEGGGDGGESGKKLGVEAVIVAPSRELGMQIVREFEKILGMENRKVVQQLVGGANRTRQEEALKKNKPAIVVGTPGRIAELSASGKLRAHGCQYLVLDEVDELLSFNFREDMHRLLEHVGRRSGADHNSKAKKTERQLIMVSATVPFSVVRAAKSWGSDPLLVQAKKIVPLETLSPEPVKLSPSSSSTPSVPSKAVVESLPPALKHYYCVVRLQHKVDTLRRCIHALDAKFVIVFMNHTKQLKDVVFKLEARGVKAAELHGDLGKLGRSTTLKKFKNGEVRVLVTNELSARGLDVAECDLVVNLDLPTDSIHYAHRAGRTGRLGRNGTVLTICEESEVFVVRKLKKQLEIPIACCNFVEGKLTITEEENALRSTS